Proteins encoded together in one Altererythrobacter epoxidivorans window:
- a CDS encoding DUF418 domain-containing protein: MFGVLLVNFVGFAGGGLMATDAQLGALPTAQVDHVTDFMVEWLATNKANTLFATLFGLGFYIQISRNGDKPGFARRYSRRLLWLLAFGVLNMTLLWVWDILNLYAVAGFLLLAVRGWRTRTLVAVGFILAMLSSSVMNVLADAAGITLMDWNPYSDAAVIERQKASLAGDYGQLVELFWRYTWVEWFAGGMFFFWIAYAGGRFMLGAAIGRSGVLDDIPSHLPVLRKIRNLTLAFGLALAFVVVALAEWPEQLLGGTGETAAELLKSPSALLLAAGYACMVATGWHTPTGRKLLAPLRPVGQMALTNYLMQGLAYAFVLFGVGPGLALGGKLGTLAVVGIIIAFFAFQSVFSHWWLARFRFGPMEWLWRWLTYGGSMPVIRRRATG, translated from the coding sequence TTGTTCGGCGTTTTGCTGGTCAACTTCGTCGGTTTCGCCGGGGGCGGCCTCATGGCGACTGACGCACAACTCGGCGCGCTTCCGACGGCGCAGGTCGACCACGTGACCGATTTCATGGTTGAATGGCTGGCGACGAACAAAGCCAACACATTGTTTGCAACATTGTTCGGCTTGGGTTTCTACATCCAAATTTCGCGCAATGGCGACAAGCCCGGCTTCGCTAGACGCTATTCGCGCAGGTTGCTGTGGCTGCTCGCGTTCGGTGTTCTGAACATGACGCTGCTGTGGGTGTGGGATATTCTCAATCTCTATGCGGTCGCTGGTTTTTTGCTGCTGGCGGTTCGCGGATGGCGGACGAGGACTCTGGTGGCCGTCGGCTTCATCCTGGCAATGCTTTCTAGTTCGGTCATGAATGTTCTTGCCGATGCAGCCGGGATCACCTTGATGGATTGGAATCCCTACAGCGATGCCGCGGTTATCGAGCGCCAAAAGGCCAGTCTTGCAGGCGACTATGGCCAGCTTGTCGAACTGTTTTGGCGTTATACTTGGGTCGAATGGTTTGCGGGCGGCATGTTCTTCTTCTGGATTGCATATGCTGGAGGGCGGTTCATGTTGGGTGCGGCCATAGGGCGCAGCGGTGTGCTCGACGACATTCCTTCACACCTCCCCGTCCTGCGGAAAATTCGCAATCTGACACTCGCGTTCGGCCTCGCGCTGGCATTCGTGGTGGTGGCGCTGGCCGAATGGCCTGAACAGCTTCTTGGCGGGACGGGCGAAACCGCCGCAGAACTCCTCAAGTCGCCCAGCGCGCTGCTGCTCGCGGCGGGATATGCCTGCATGGTGGCGACCGGTTGGCACACCCCGACCGGCAGGAAGCTTCTCGCGCCACTTCGCCCCGTCGGGCAGATGGCGCTGACAAACTACCTGATGCAAGGCCTTGCCTATGCTTTTGTCCTTTTTGGAGTCGGGCCTGGCCTTGCGCTTGGTGGCAAGCTGGGAACGTTGGCTGTGGTCGGCATTATTATTGCCTTCTTTGCGTTCCAGTCGGTGTTCAGCCACTGGTGGCTTGCCCGGTTTCGCTTCGGTCCGATGGAATGGCTTTGGCGATGGCTGACCTATGGCGGCTCCATGCCGGTAATAAGGCGTCGCGCGACAGGCTGA
- a CDS encoding lipoprotein-releasing ABC transporter permease subunit, translating into MILSPFEWMIAKRYLLPGKGEAFIALVAGISVGVVMLSVAMLVIVMSVMNGFRAELLDKIVGLNGHAIVQAYGGRLDNWEDVLEKVRKTPGVVDASPLIEQPLLTTFNGRVEAILVRGNTAEDITELGEKVVFGNIGDLRPGEGRVAIGSRLAQNIGARVGDTITIINPQGRSTPFGTVPRQIGYEVAAIFEIGVYDYDKAFVVMPMQDAQTLLLTGNTVGMIEVKVDDPDNVSEILAPVEQDLAGQAVVADWKTINATLFEALQVERVAMFFALSFMVVVAAFNILSSLVMLVRAKTRDIAIMRTMGATRRSLLKIFVTTGFTVGAIGTVAGLILGFVVLYFRQGIVEGIQWLLGIELWDPSIRFLSTLPSRTDPVEVMGIVALALVMSFLATLYPAFKAASTDPVQVLRYE; encoded by the coding sequence TTGATCCTGTCACCTTTCGAATGGATGATCGCCAAACGCTACCTCCTGCCGGGCAAGGGGGAAGCGTTTATCGCACTCGTTGCCGGCATCAGCGTCGGCGTCGTCATGTTGTCGGTCGCCATGCTCGTCATCGTGATGAGCGTGATGAACGGTTTTCGGGCCGAGCTTCTCGACAAGATTGTCGGCCTGAACGGCCATGCGATCGTGCAGGCCTATGGCGGGCGGCTCGACAATTGGGAGGATGTGCTCGAGAAAGTGCGCAAGACGCCCGGCGTGGTTGATGCGTCCCCGCTGATCGAGCAGCCCCTGCTGACGACTTTCAACGGCCGGGTCGAGGCGATCCTGGTGCGCGGCAATACCGCAGAAGACATTACCGAGCTGGGCGAAAAGGTCGTTTTCGGGAACATTGGCGATCTGCGACCCGGCGAAGGCAGGGTGGCGATAGGTTCGCGCCTCGCACAGAACATCGGTGCGCGTGTGGGCGACACGATCACGATCATCAATCCGCAGGGCCGATCGACCCCCTTCGGCACGGTTCCGCGCCAGATCGGCTACGAGGTCGCAGCGATCTTCGAGATCGGTGTCTATGACTATGACAAGGCCTTCGTCGTCATGCCCATGCAGGATGCGCAGACCCTGCTGCTGACCGGCAATACGGTTGGCATGATCGAGGTGAAGGTCGACGATCCCGACAATGTCAGCGAGATTCTGGCCCCGGTCGAACAGGACCTGGCTGGCCAAGCCGTCGTCGCCGACTGGAAAACAATCAATGCGACCCTGTTCGAAGCATTGCAGGTCGAACGGGTGGCCATGTTCTTCGCGCTGAGCTTCATGGTTGTGGTTGCAGCGTTCAATATCCTGTCGAGCCTCGTCATGCTGGTTCGTGCCAAGACCCGCGACATCGCGATCATGCGCACGATGGGCGCGACCCGGCGTAGCCTGCTGAAGATTTTCGTGACCACCGGCTTCACGGTCGGTGCCATCGGGACGGTTGCCGGTCTGATCCTTGGCTTCGTCGTACTCTATTTCCGGCAAGGCATCGTCGAGGGCATCCAGTGGCTTCTGGGTATCGAACTCTGGGATCCTTCGATCCGCTTCCTTTCGACCCTGCCGTCGCGCACAGATCCTGTCGAAGTGATGGGCATCGTCGCGCTGGCTCTCGTCATGAGCTTCCTTGCAACGCTCTATCCGGCATTCAAGGCGGCGAGCACCGATCCTGTGCAGGTCCTGCGTTATGAGTAA
- a CDS encoding glutathione peroxidase — MTTISDFTVTTNRGEELDLSSKQGKVLLVVNTASKCGFTPQYDGLEELYQKYKDQGFEVLGFPCNQFGAQEPGNADEIQEFCKVNFGVTFPLMEKVDVNGPDASPLFDWMKGEAKGIMGTTAIKWNFTKFLIDRGGNVVKRYGSTDKPASIAKDIEKLL, encoded by the coding sequence ATGACGACGATTTCCGACTTCACCGTTACCACCAACAGGGGTGAGGAACTCGACCTTTCCAGCAAGCAGGGGAAGGTCCTGCTTGTTGTGAATACGGCCAGCAAATGCGGCTTCACCCCGCAGTATGACGGGCTGGAAGAGCTCTACCAGAAATACAAGGACCAGGGCTTCGAAGTGCTCGGCTTCCCGTGCAACCAGTTCGGCGCGCAGGAACCGGGAAATGCCGACGAAATCCAGGAATTCTGCAAGGTCAATTTCGGCGTCACCTTCCCGCTAATGGAGAAGGTGGACGTCAACGGGCCCGATGCCTCGCCGCTGTTCGACTGGATGAAGGGCGAGGCCAAGGGCATCATGGGCACTACCGCGATCAAGTGGAACTTCACCAAGTTCCTGATCGACCGCGGGGGCAACGTCGTGAAACGCTACGGCTCGACCGACAAGCCTGCCAGCATCGCGAAGGATATCGAAAAGCTCCTGTGA
- the dnaE gene encoding DNA polymerase III subunit alpha, translated as MAFAPFVPLRVLSSYSMLEGAIDPKGIAKLAKERGFPAIAICDRNGLYGAVMFANACKVEGIQPIIGTLLGVARDEEGKQVDYLPLYAQDEAGYDNLCHLVSKAHLDRPLEYEPHVQLADLDGHTDGLIALTGAGEGALTRLLAEGQAGHAEILCDRLQALFRDRLYVELARNGDEVASRAEQALIDLAYARDLPLVATNPANFSEPHMFKAHDAMLCIANSTHIEAEDRVRTNRQAFVKTAKMMEEAFEDLPEATANSVVIAQRCAYAPPYRKPILPSLAGDLEGEARMLAEDARKGLEARLEPYGEMSAEERKKYFDRLDYEVDIIVKMGFPGYFLIVADFIKWAKDNDIPVGPGRGSGAGSLVAWALTITDLDPIKLGLLFERFLNPERVSMPDFDIDFCETRRGEVIRYVQRKYGHDHVAQIITFGKMKARAVLRDCGRILQMSYGHVDRLCKMVPNHPTDPWTLPRALNGAADFKREYDNDNEVKRLIDLAMELEGLPRNSSTHAAGVVIGDRPLAQLVPLYRDPRSDMPVTQYDMKNVESSGLVKFDFLGLKTLSVLRKAVALLEKRGIDLDLSQLPLDDTAVYDLMQSGNTVGVFQLESEGMRRTLTAVKPTNFGDIIALVSLYRPGPMDNIPLFGKRKAGEVPIEYPHEKLEGILAETYGIFVYQEQVMQAAQILAGYSLGDADLLRRAMGKKVQAEMDAQRQRFTDGCKEVSNIDAKKANELFDLIDKFAGYGFNKSHAAAYALLAYQTAWLKAHYPEEFYAASMCFDMHQSEKLAVFVDDARRYPNGNGGVEVLPPDVNHSEARFTVEQTDHGYAVRYALAGIRNVGEKAMEAIVAEREGSGPYTSLQDLFERMPKGAMNSRQLEGLAAAGALDGLEPDRAKVFSNADMLLAVADAAERERSSGQAGLFGGEGEVEDSLRLKEVEPWTRAERMAKERENFGFYFSAHPVQQHWPIASANGARTYQSLIEAGAPPGGRSSAVMAAMVEGYSKGRTKRGADFIRADFSDSSGQFSAACFEESLVPQFERWASDGTCLLLTVELDAPNPNDPPRVTVRGARPLDEVKGATRMILTLDVLTPEALTELKLQLGTEGGGESEVVARLVLGGGRDVYVRLGRNFTLDGDLAERISAVQGLDKVMLQPLRSKASLRLVA; from the coding sequence ATGGCATTCGCTCCTTTCGTCCCGCTGCGTGTTCTATCTTCCTATTCGATGCTCGAAGGGGCGATCGACCCGAAGGGTATCGCCAAGCTGGCAAAGGAACGGGGGTTTCCCGCCATTGCGATCTGCGACCGCAACGGATTGTACGGGGCGGTTATGTTCGCCAATGCGTGCAAGGTAGAAGGCATTCAGCCGATCATCGGCACTCTGCTGGGTGTCGCCCGCGACGAAGAAGGCAAGCAGGTCGATTACCTGCCGCTCTACGCGCAGGACGAGGCCGGTTACGACAATCTGTGTCATCTGGTGTCGAAGGCACATCTGGACAGGCCGCTCGAATATGAACCGCATGTCCAGCTTGCCGATCTAGACGGACATACGGACGGGCTGATCGCGCTGACCGGTGCTGGCGAGGGCGCACTCACCCGCTTGCTGGCGGAAGGCCAGGCGGGGCACGCTGAAATCCTCTGCGACCGGCTGCAGGCTCTTTTCCGCGACCGGCTCTATGTCGAGCTCGCCCGTAATGGTGACGAGGTTGCATCTCGTGCCGAACAGGCCCTGATAGACCTCGCCTATGCGCGCGACCTGCCACTGGTCGCGACCAATCCGGCAAACTTTTCCGAACCGCACATGTTCAAGGCGCACGACGCCATGCTGTGCATCGCGAATTCGACGCATATCGAGGCAGAGGATCGCGTCAGGACCAATCGTCAGGCCTTCGTCAAGACGGCGAAGATGATGGAGGAAGCGTTCGAGGACCTTCCTGAAGCCACCGCCAATAGCGTGGTCATCGCGCAGCGCTGCGCCTATGCGCCGCCCTATCGCAAGCCGATCCTGCCAAGCCTCGCCGGCGATCTCGAAGGTGAGGCCCGGATGCTCGCCGAAGACGCTCGCAAGGGTCTGGAGGCGCGGCTCGAACCTTATGGCGAGATGAGCGCCGAAGAGCGCAAGAAATATTTCGACCGGCTCGACTACGAGGTCGATATCATCGTGAAGATGGGCTTCCCGGGCTATTTCCTGATCGTTGCCGACTTCATCAAATGGGCGAAAGACAACGATATCCCGGTGGGTCCGGGTCGTGGCTCGGGTGCTGGCTCGCTGGTCGCATGGGCACTCACCATTACCGATCTCGACCCGATAAAGCTCGGTCTGCTGTTCGAACGATTCCTCAACCCGGAACGCGTGTCGATGCCCGACTTCGATATCGACTTTTGCGAAACGCGGCGCGGTGAAGTCATCCGCTATGTGCAGCGCAAATATGGGCACGATCACGTCGCGCAGATCATCACGTTCGGCAAGATGAAGGCCCGTGCCGTGCTGCGCGATTGTGGCCGCATCCTTCAAATGAGCTACGGCCATGTCGATCGCCTGTGCAAGATGGTGCCCAACCATCCCACTGATCCGTGGACGCTTCCACGGGCACTGAACGGGGCGGCGGATTTCAAGCGCGAATACGACAATGACAACGAGGTCAAACGTCTGATCGACCTCGCGATGGAACTGGAAGGGCTGCCGCGCAACAGCTCTACCCATGCCGCCGGTGTCGTGATCGGCGACCGTCCGCTGGCACAGCTGGTCCCGCTCTATCGCGATCCACGGTCGGACATGCCGGTCACGCAGTACGACATGAAGAATGTCGAAAGCAGCGGCCTCGTCAAATTCGACTTTCTCGGGCTCAAGACCCTGTCGGTCCTGCGCAAGGCAGTGGCCTTGCTGGAAAAGCGCGGCATCGACCTCGATCTTTCGCAGCTTCCGCTCGATGACACGGCGGTTTACGACCTCATGCAGTCGGGCAACACGGTCGGCGTTTTCCAGCTGGAATCGGAAGGTATGCGCCGCACGCTGACCGCGGTTAAACCGACCAATTTCGGCGACATCATTGCACTCGTTTCGCTCTATCGCCCGGGTCCGATGGACAATATCCCGCTGTTCGGGAAGCGAAAGGCGGGCGAGGTGCCGATCGAGTATCCGCACGAAAAGCTCGAAGGCATTCTCGCCGAAACCTACGGCATTTTCGTCTACCAGGAACAGGTCATGCAGGCCGCGCAGATCCTGGCCGGCTATTCGCTCGGCGATGCCGACTTGCTCCGCCGCGCGATGGGCAAGAAGGTGCAGGCGGAAATGGACGCTCAGCGCCAGCGCTTCACCGATGGCTGCAAGGAAGTCTCGAATATCGACGCCAAGAAGGCGAATGAACTGTTCGACTTGATCGACAAGTTCGCAGGCTACGGCTTCAACAAGTCGCACGCCGCCGCCTATGCCTTGCTCGCGTACCAGACCGCCTGGCTGAAAGCGCATTATCCCGAGGAATTCTACGCCGCTTCGATGTGTTTCGACATGCATCAGTCGGAAAAGCTTGCCGTGTTCGTCGACGATGCGCGCCGGTATCCCAACGGCAATGGCGGGGTCGAAGTCCTGCCGCCTGACGTCAATCATTCGGAAGCGCGCTTCACCGTCGAACAGACCGATCATGGATATGCCGTACGTTACGCACTCGCAGGTATCCGCAATGTCGGCGAGAAAGCGATGGAGGCCATCGTTGCCGAACGTGAGGGAAGCGGACCTTATACCAGCCTCCAGGATCTGTTCGAACGGATGCCGAAGGGGGCGATGAACTCCCGCCAGCTTGAGGGCCTTGCCGCCGCTGGGGCTCTCGACGGGCTTGAGCCGGACCGTGCGAAAGTGTTCTCCAATGCTGACATGCTGCTGGCTGTGGCAGATGCTGCAGAGCGCGAGAGATCAAGCGGGCAGGCCGGGCTGTTCGGCGGCGAGGGCGAGGTGGAGGACAGCCTGCGCCTGAAGGAAGTGGAACCGTGGACCCGAGCGGAACGGATGGCCAAGGAACGCGAGAATTTCGGGTTCTATTTCTCGGCCCATCCCGTTCAGCAACATTGGCCGATTGCATCGGCGAACGGCGCGCGCACTTATCAGAGCCTGATCGAGGCAGGGGCGCCTCCAGGTGGTCGCTCGTCTGCCGTCATGGCCGCCATGGTCGAAGGTTACAGCAAGGGGCGGACGAAACGCGGTGCCGACTTCATCCGCGCGGATTTCTCAGATTCGTCCGGGCAGTTTTCGGCTGCGTGTTTCGAGGAAAGCCTGGTGCCTCAATTCGAACGGTGGGCTTCCGATGGCACATGCCTGTTGCTGACGGTCGAGCTCGACGCGCCCAATCCGAATGACCCGCCTCGTGTCACGGTGCGGGGCGCACGCCCTCTCGACGAGGTGAAAGGCGCGACGCGGATGATCCTCACCCTCGACGTACTGACACCGGAAGCGTTGACCGAACTGAAGCTGCAGCTGGGAACAGAAGGCGGCGGTGAAAGTGAGGTAGTGGCGAGGCTGGTGCTCGGCGGCGGGCGCGATGTTTACGTGCGGCTAGGCCGAAATTTCACGCTCGATGGCGACCTCGCCGAAAGGATCTCGGCGGTGCAGGGATTGGATAAGGTGATGCTCCAGCCCTTGCGGTCGAAGGCGAGCCTACGTCTCGTCGCCTGA
- a CDS encoding ABC transporter ATP-binding protein: MSNPVVSLRGLKRSFHQGDVTIEVLRGVDLDIMPGEIVALLGPSGSGKSTLLQAVGLLEGGFTGSIAIAGEEASKMVSDERTRLRRENLGFVYQFHHLLPDFNARENVVMPQMVAGVSRQQADVRADELLTSLGLGHRLDHRPSQLSGGEQQRVAVARALANRPNLVLADEPTGNLDEHTSDRVLAQFLDLVRGEGSAALVATHNERLAAKMDRVVRLHDGRLD; this comes from the coding sequence ATGAGTAATCCCGTCGTATCCCTGCGCGGCCTGAAGCGCTCTTTCCACCAGGGCGATGTGACCATCGAGGTGTTGCGCGGTGTCGATCTCGACATCATGCCCGGAGAAATCGTCGCGTTGCTCGGCCCTTCCGGTTCGGGCAAGTCTACGCTGCTTCAGGCGGTCGGATTGCTCGAAGGCGGTTTTACGGGCTCGATCGCCATTGCCGGGGAAGAGGCATCGAAGATGGTGTCCGACGAACGCACCAGGCTGCGGCGCGAGAACCTCGGCTTCGTGTACCAGTTCCACCACTTGCTGCCCGATTTCAACGCGCGCGAAAATGTGGTCATGCCACAAATGGTCGCAGGTGTTTCCCGCCAGCAGGCTGACGTTCGGGCGGACGAATTGCTGACCTCGCTCGGCCTTGGCCACCGGCTCGATCATCGCCCGAGCCAGCTCTCCGGCGGCGAGCAGCAGCGCGTCGCCGTGGCACGCGCACTGGCGAACCGTCCGAACCTCGTTCTCGCTGACGAACCGACAGGCAACCTTGATGAGCATACGTCGGATCGTGTCCTTGCCCAGTTCCTCGACCTGGTCCGGGGCGAAGGCAGCGCAGCCCTCGTCGCGACGCATAACGAACGGCTCGCTGCGAAAATGGATCGGGTGGTGCGCCTTCATGACGGCAGGCTGGACTGA